The following coding sequences lie in one Arachis stenosperma cultivar V10309 chromosome 5, arast.V10309.gnm1.PFL2, whole genome shotgun sequence genomic window:
- the LOC130981421 gene encoding protein FAR1-RELATED SEQUENCE 5-like: MGIEAEEYFRNYASKDDGRNEGFDSDEGVGPDDVLRMEFNTPDEAKSFYNNYSRLKGFSTRQGRKVTNSAGDIVRYTFVCNRQRYREKKWLQMANRKQEHKIVTRCGCLAEMRIKRKDGSGKWYVSRFVDEHNHELASGKFVDYLRSHRRLSEVEIAQMTSLREVGISIPKIYESFAAQLGGFNLVTFTKQDMYNEVRRQRELQNGDVSAAIRYLEGVFRVDNRIFWRYKVGSENNLCDLF, from the coding sequence ATGGGAATTGAAGCAGAGGAATACTTTCGTAACTATGCAAGTAAGGATGATGGTCGTAATGAAGGGTTCGATTCGGATGAAGGAGTGGGGCCAGATGATGTCCTTCGAATGGAATTTAACACTCCAGATGAAGCCAAATCCTTTTATAATAACTATAGCCGATTAAAGGGATTTTCTACGAGGCAAGGGAGGAAGGTAACAAATAGTGCAGGGGATATTGTGCGATACACATTTGTGTGCAATAGGCAAAGGTATCGGGAGAAGAAATGGCTACAGATGGCTAATCGAAAACAGGAGCACAAGATTGTGACTCGTTGTGGTTGCCTTGCCGAGATGAGGATAAAGAGAAAAGATGGGAGTGGCAAATGGTACGTGTCTCGGTTTGTGGATGAGCATAATCATGAACTCGCATCTGGCAAGTTCGTCGATTACTTGAGGTCGCACAGGCGGCTATCTGAAGTAGAGATTGCACAAATGACTAGCTTGAGGGAGGTTGGTATCAGCATTCCTAAAATATATGAATCCTTCGCGGCACAGCTTGGGGGTTTTAACCTTGTGACATTCACAAAGCAAGACATGTATAATGAGGTGAGGCGACAAAGAGAACTGCAAAATGGAGATGTAAGTGCTGCAATTCGATACTTGGAAGGTGTTTTCCGTGTAGACAACAGAATATTTTGGAGGTACAAGGTTGGGTCTGAAAATAATCTTTGTGACCTATTTTAA
- the LOC130981422 gene encoding uncharacterized protein LOC130981422: MTSYTVAIVCALISCLRNVLKATIDVPEAGEMNLYCTHLDHLDENWRMKLINAIIQSNNDEPHTLAGGLNSLDESDYETYKSITDSIRVTAEDIRQQKTKSNDTNLSQYYEEIGKPIPKVEVMKYLKSKQYTDAKDYSRECESFVMIATGQSVQGTCKYGTRVDYILSSSDSTYKFVAGSYLVLSSKGTSDHHIVKVDVVKENNSILNSSPRQEENNNVTKMQQRMKTQPSPSSCIWNKNTYGRDID; the protein is encoded by the exons ATGACGTCATATACAGTAGCCATAGTCTGTGCTTTAATTTCATGTCTCAG GAATGTTCTGAAGGCCACCATCGATGTACCTGAAGCTGGTGAAATGAACCTTTACTGCACCCATCTTGATCATCTTGATGAGAATTGGAGGATGAAGCTGATTAATGCAATAATCCAGTCTAATAATGATGAGCCTCACACCTTAGCTGGAGGGCTTAACTCACTTGATGAATCAGATTA TGAAACCTACAAATCGATCACTGATTCAATCCGAGTAACTGCAGAGGATATACGTCAACAGAAAACTAAGAGTAATGATACAAACTTAAGTCAA TACTATGAAGAGATTGGAAAACCAATACCAAAGGTTGAAGTGATGAAATATCTAAAGAGTAAGCAGTACACGGATGCTAAGGACTATTCACGGGAATGTGAATCTTTTGTGATGATTGCCACAGGACAAA GTGTGCAAGGGACATGTAAGTATGGAACAAGGGTAGATTACATATTATCATCATCAGATTCAACATATAAGTTCGTAGCAGGGTCCTATCTTGTGCTTTCTTCCAAAGGGACTTCAGATCATCACATAGTCAAAGTTGATGTGGTTAAAGAAAATAATAGCATTCTAAATAGTAGTCCTCGtcaagaagaaaataataatgtaaCAAAGATGCAGCAGAGAATGAAAACACAGCCAAGTCCATCAAGTTGTATATGGAACAAAAACACATATGGGAGAGATATAGATtga
- the LOC130981029 gene encoding protein FLOWERING LOCUS D, which yields MDSPSEFSSFPPSQTQLPPQQNPNPIVFLDPNSDSFPNWAENPNPNLQNYLSFTVPKKRRRGRSQRNPASFRIPLDPNDASNSNNNNNNGFSSSAAAVPVSAPLSKVVIGNPPPPLSMSMQYSVPDNSDEIIVINKEPKTEALIALSAGFPADSLTEEEIEAGVLPVIGGIEQVNYTLIRNHIIAKWRENVSQWVSKEMFVDYIPQHYHALLDSAYNYLVSHGYINFGVAPLIKEKIPLEMSKPSVIIIGAGLAGLAAARQLMRFGFKVTVLEGRKRAGGRVYTKKMEGGNRVCAAADLGGSVLTGTLGNPLGIVARQLGDVLHKVRDKCPLYSLDGKPVDPDMDVKVENAFNRLLDKASRLRQLMGEVSMDVSLGAALETFRQVYKDAVNDEEMNLFNWHLANLEYANAGLLSHLSLAFWDQDDPYDMGGDHCFLPGGNGKLVQALAENVSILYEKTVHTVRYSGDGVQVIAGNQVFEGDMALCTVPLGVLKKGSIKFIPELPQRKLDGIKRLGFGLLNKVAMLFPHVFWETDLDTFGHLTDDPSRRGEFFLFYSYAPVAGGPLLIALVAGEAAHKFESMPPTDAVTRVLQILKGIYEPKGISVPEPIQTVCTRWGNDPFCFGSYSNVAVGASGDDYDILAETVGDGRLFFAGEATTRRYPATMHGAFLSGLREAANMAHYADIRSRRLKVDRAPSNAYSCASLLADLFREPDIEFGSFSAIFARKNADSKSPAILRVTFSEHRKKSHEVAKQDQQQHSNKLLFQQLQSHFNQQQQLHVYTLLSRQQILDLREVRGGDEMRLNYLCEKIGVKLVGRKGLGPSGDSVIASIKAERGNRKPLSTSAIIKPGVSKLKAGIIKRKLIRKAKVVKKTHGSLLHTSTNVVNTTKVTEENRTDQALPGVPVLGNTQSGLSNP from the exons ATGGATTCCCCATCCGAATTTTCTTCCTTCCCTCCATCCCAGACCCAGTTGCCTCCTCAACAAAACCCTAACCCTATCGTTTTCTTGGATCCCAACTCCGATTCCTTCCCAAACTGGGCtgaaaaccctaaccctaacttGCAGAACTATCTTTCCTTCACCGTCCCCAAGAAGAGGAGGCGCGGCAGGTCCCAACGCAACCCGGCGTCGTTTCGCATCCCTCTCGACCCCAATGACGCTTCCAATtctaacaacaacaacaacaacggTTTTTCGTCTTCCGCTGCGGCAGTCCCCGTTTCGGCTCCTTTGTCGAAAGTCGTCATCGGAAACCCGCCGCCGCCGCTGTCGATGTCGATGCAGTATTCGGTGCCTGACAATTCTGATGAGATTATTGTGATCAACAAGGAGCCGAAGACTGAAGCCTTGATTGCCCTCAGCGCCGGGTTTCCAGCCGATTCGCTAACCGAGGAGGAGATCGAAGCGGGGGTTCTCCCGGTCATCGGAGGGATAGAGCAGGTGAACTACACTCTCATTAGGAACCATATAATTGCCAAATGGCGCGAGAATGTGTCCCAGTGGGTCTCGAAGGAGATGTTTGTTGACTACATACCTCAGCATTACCACGCTCTTCTTGACTCCGCTTATAACTACCTCGTCTCGCATGGATACATCAATTTTGGAGTTGCACCCTTGATTAAGGAAAAAATTCCGTTGGAAATGAGTAAACCGAGCGTGATCATCATCGGCGCTGGCCTGGCCGGATTGGCGGCTGCTAGGCAGCTGATGCGATTTGGCTTTAAAGTAACGGTCTTGGAAGGGAGGAAGCGCGCTGGTGGACGAGTTTATACGAAGAAGATGGAAGGAGGGAATAGGGTGTGTGCAGCTGCGGATTTGGGCGGGAGTGTTTTAACTGGTACCTTAGGGAATCCTCTTGGCATTGTAGCAAGGCAGTTAGGTGATGTGCTTCATAAGGTAAGGGATAAGTGTCCACTTTATAGTCTCGATGGAAAGCCAGTTGACCCTGATATGGATGTAAAGGTGGAAAATGCGTTCAACCGTTTGCTTGACAAGGCAAGCAGGCTTAGACAGTTGATGGGGGAGGTATCTATGGATGTGTCCCTTGGTGCAGCATTGGAAACGTTTAGGCAAGTGTACAAGGATGCGGTGAATGATGAGGAGATGAACTTGTTCAATTGGCATCTAGCCAATTTGGAGTATGCGAATGCCGGTTTGTTGTCCCATCTTTCGCTAGCGTTTTGGGATCAAGATGATCCATATGATATGGGAGGGGATCATTGCTTTTTGCCTGGAGGAAATGGGAAGTTAGTTCAAGCTTTGGCCGAGAACGTGTCTATTCTATATGAGAAAACTGTACATACTGTTAGATACAGTGGTGATGGAGTGCAGGTTATTGCAGGAAATCAGGTCTTTGAGGGTGATATGGCATTGTGCACTGTTCCACTAGGAGTGTTAAAGAAGGGGTCCATCAAATTTATACCTGAGTTGCCTCAAAGAAAACTTGATGGAATAAAAAGATTGGGTTTTGGTCTACTGAATAAGGTTGCTATGCTTTTTCCTCATGTATTCTGGGAGACGGATCTTGACACTTTTGGACACCTTACTGATGATCCAAGTCGCCGTGGGGAGTTTTTTCTGTTCTACAGTTATGCCCCAGTTGCTGGTGGTCCACTGTTGATTGCTTTAGTGGCAGGGGAAGCTGCACATAAGTTCGAGAGCATGCCCCCAACAGATGCAGTCACACGTGTTCTTCAAATTCTCAAGG GTATCTATGAACCAAAAGGAATTAGTGTTCCTGAACCCATCCAAACTGTCTGTACTAGATggggaaatgatcctttctgcTTTGGTTCTTATTCTAATGTTGCAGTTGGAGCTTCCGGGGATGATTATGATATTTTAGCAGAAACTGTTGGAGATGGTAGACTTTTCTTTGCTGGGGAGGCAACCACTAGGCGCTATCCTGCTACCATGCATGGGGCTTTTCTTAGTGGTCTTAGAGAAGCAGCAAATATGGCTCACTATGCTGATATTCGATCCCGAAGATTGAAGGTTGATAGGGCTCCTTCAAATGCTTATTCTTGTGCTTCCCTTCTTGCCGACTTATTTAGAGAACCTGATATAGAATTTGGAagcttttctgccatttttgcTCGGAAGAATGCAGACTCCAAGTCACCAGCAATCTTGCGGGTAACATTTAGTGAGCATAGAAAGAAGAGTCATGAAGTTGCAAAACAAGACCAACAACAGCACTCAAACAAATTGCTTTTTCAGCAGCTTCAGTCACATTTTAATCAGCAGCAGCAGCTTCATGTTTACACTCTACTATCAAGGCAACAGATTCTTGACCTAAGAGAAGTAAGAGGAGGTGATGAAATGAGATTGAATTACCTTTGTGAAAAGATAGGAGTGAAGTTGGTGGGAAGAAAAGGCTTGGGGCCTAGTGGTGATTCTGTCATTGCTTCCATTAAAGCTGAAAGGGGCAATCGGAAACCTCTTTCAACATCTGCGATTATTAAACCAG GGGTATCGAAACTAAAAGCCGGCATTATTAAGCGAAAGCTAATCAG GAAGGCGAAAGTGGTGAAGAAAACCCATGGATCCTTACTGCACACTAGCACAAATGTGGTGAATACCACTAAAGTAACGGAAGAGAATAGGACAGATCAAGCACTTCCTGGTGTGCCTGTTTTAG GTAACACCCAAAGTGGCTTGTCAAATCCGTGA
- the LOC130979248 gene encoding polynucleotide 5'-hydroxyl-kinase NOL9 — translation MRSNESPLTEIYIPGEWSDAVEFIVSKWSPPPIVLICGAKNCGKTTFSRHLMNVMLQNGMCSYAKVAYLDTDVGQPEFTPPGFVSLTIVDKVTSDLTTPCLKTPERCLYFGDVSSKRDPSTYLNYVFSIFDYYRREYYMFDEEDNSPGTLVPLIVNTPGWVKGIGYDILVDMLKHICPTQVVKIGISSTNKNLPAGEFWLDREHDGTIDLIEIKSARQDSFNRSVLVQKDAHLLRDLRIMAYFRQCFPGDSDISTIKELANSLASHCPYEVPIASIKIRHLHCEVRSSEIFYSLNASIVGLTVDSEEPEGLPWCLGLGIVRGIDTVRGVLYVITPVPHSSLERVNLLLQGYIQIPTCLLQVYGCISPYMTANALTTS, via the exons ATGAGATCGAATGAGAGCCCTTTGACAGAGATATACATACCAGGAGAATGGTCGGATGCAGTGGAGTTTATCGTGTCAAAGTGGAGTCCTCCTCCTATTGTTTTGATTTGCGGCGCCAAGAATTGTGGGAAAACAACGTTTTCCCGCCATCTCATGAATGTGATGTTGCAGAATGGCATGTGTTCCTACGCCAAGGTTGCTTACCTTGACACCGATGTCGGCCAGCCTGAGTTCACTCCTCCTGGTTTTGTCTCTCTCACCATTGTTGACAAAGTCACTTCAG ATTTGACAACTCCATGCCTGAAAACACCGGAGAG GTGCCTTTATTTTGGTGATGTGTCTTCTAAAAGAGATCCATCAACATACTTAAATTATGTATTTTCCATATTTGATTACTACCGGAGGGAGTATTacatgtttgatgaagaagacaatTCTCCTGGGACTCTGGTGCCTCTTATCGTGAACACTCCTGGCTGGGTGAAAG GCATTGGTTACGACATATTGGTGGATATGCTGAAACATATTTGCCCCACACAAGTTGTTAAGATAGGCATATCCTCCACAAATAAGAATTTGCCTGCTGGAGAATTCTGGTTAGATAGGGAACATGATGGAACAATTGACTTAATCGAGATAAAGTCAGCTCGGCAAGACTCATTCAATAGATC GGTGCTTGTTCAAAAGGATGCACATCTCTTGCGTGATTTACGAATAATGGCTTATTTTAGACAGTGCTTCCCTGGTGATTCAGATATTTCTACTATCAAAGAACTTGCAAATTCCTTGGCCTCTCACTGCCCTTATGAAGTTCCCATTGCAAGCATAAAGATTCGACATCTTCATTGTGAG GTCCGAAGCTCTGAAATATTCTACAGTTTGAATGCTAGTATTGTTGGCTTAACAGTTGATTCTGAAGAACCTGAAGGTTTACCTTGGTGTCTTGGCCTTG GGATTGTGAGGGGAATTGACACAGTCAGAGGTGTGCTCTATGTGATTACACCTGTGCCGCATAGTTCTCTAGAAAGGGTCAACCTCCTCCTACAGGGTTATATACAAATTCCTACCTGCTTATTGCAA GTTTATGGATGCATATCACCTTACATGACAGCGAATGCTTTGACCACAAGCTAG